One Streptomyces mobaraensis NBRC 13819 = DSM 40847 DNA segment encodes these proteins:
- a CDS encoding helix-hairpin-helix domain-containing protein — protein sequence MNTDRLDGEAAPAATDGTTSATPNPTPARADGPDTAAGGTEPGADAAGTEPARAERADAPTTGDAGASGAPAVGASAAEGIEPGPPEGGDGNGLRTTADDARDAAGAEPAGAPEPAGTERAGTRTAAVPAGGEAPAAPYASGASAARTAEPAPGGSAAAEGAGGPGTAPGHGPGAPDDVPTGRHAADVPDAAADGEPVGGPEAPSPRRSADTPPEDAASVPAGRETADEADPRAAARASGAAQDGPAASDGTGTDGGAPVAPESEEAAAAPAASDGQRDRASAQDAAPAAGRDAGTPVAPEGGGTPPKRSAVAEALAAAVRAVESGERSAASFFTEPARPAARAQRRVSRPAAAVEGPVAEAPVDEEVLAEVRRVLAAGGAPEGLAGAVVTALGEPAAEALREDPWLLLGVAGVRPEQADGFARALLGDACGPDDARRARALTSWLLERAALAGHTVLEAPALREELARRAVPDPDEALREVIADGTVLVFQEPLRAPQTPEEEAGEAEVPVRTLFGLDRYAMAEESLADGLARLLGTLAAAPARDWEGAAAAAPSPSAAELIRAVAASGLVAHSGGEAARAEPAAVVAAARALGLRAVAAAFTEDGRRRLAAAGDAEAVTVAGLLAGREGPERDAEGTLPVDVLAVLDAPRLDVETAAALVESLPDGARLILSGDPAELWSAGPGRVFADVLAARACPVVVSRTPDPGPLGELLSGIGAGELLRVDAPGKEVVIVPVRDAGEAVHRTVQLVADSVPRAIGIAPEATQVVTVGHGGPAGTRALNAALKERLNPGPGRFGGFDPGDRIAYVPAPGRMVPGTVVSGDAAGLRLDCSGTQVVVPPGRVAEAVRHGWAVTAHQAAGTRWPAAVVVLPGDAGPGLTRSWVYTAFGRGERHLSVVHGAGQDLPRAVAESPAKERSTRLRTLLKPQPAPAG from the coding sequence GTGAACACGGACCGCCTCGACGGCGAGGCCGCCCCCGCGGCCACGGACGGGACGACGTCCGCGACACCGAACCCGACCCCGGCCCGGGCGGACGGCCCCGACACGGCGGCCGGGGGCACCGAGCCCGGCGCGGACGCGGCCGGCACGGAACCCGCCCGCGCGGAGCGAGCCGACGCCCCGACGACAGGGGACGCGGGCGCGTCAGGTGCACCGGCGGTCGGCGCATCGGCGGCCGAAGGCATCGAGCCCGGCCCGCCGGAGGGTGGGGACGGGAACGGCCTGCGGACGACGGCCGACGACGCTCGGGACGCCGCTGGCGCGGAACCCGCCGGCGCTCCGGAACCTGCCGGTACGGAACGTGCCGGTACGCGGACAGCCGCCGTGCCGGCAGGCGGCGAGGCGCCCGCCGCTCCGTACGCCTCCGGCGCGTCGGCGGCTCGGACCGCCGAGCCGGCCCCGGGCGGGTCGGCCGCGGCCGAGGGCGCGGGAGGGCCCGGTACCGCACCGGGCCACGGGCCCGGCGCACCGGACGACGTACCGACCGGTCGGCACGCGGCTGACGTGCCCGACGCGGCGGCGGACGGCGAGCCGGTCGGGGGCCCGGAGGCGCCGAGCCCTCGTCGGAGCGCCGACACGCCCCCCGAGGACGCGGCGAGCGTCCCGGCCGGCCGGGAGACCGCCGACGAGGCGGACCCGCGGGCCGCCGCGCGGGCGAGCGGCGCGGCGCAGGATGGCCCGGCCGCTTCCGACGGCACCGGCACCGACGGCGGGGCACCCGTCGCTCCCGAGAGCGAAGAGGCGGCGGCCGCCCCTGCCGCTTCCGACGGTCAACGGGACCGTGCGTCCGCCCAGGACGCGGCCCCGGCCGCCGGCCGGGACGCCGGCACGCCCGTCGCCCCCGAAGGCGGCGGCACGCCGCCCAAGCGTTCCGCCGTCGCGGAGGCGCTGGCCGCGGCCGTGCGGGCCGTGGAGAGCGGGGAGCGGTCGGCCGCGTCGTTCTTCACGGAGCCGGCCCGGCCGGCGGCGCGGGCGCAGCGGCGGGTGAGCCGGCCCGCGGCCGCCGTGGAAGGACCGGTCGCCGAGGCGCCGGTGGACGAGGAGGTGCTCGCGGAGGTACGGCGGGTGCTGGCCGCGGGCGGGGCGCCCGAGGGGCTGGCCGGCGCGGTGGTGACCGCGCTCGGGGAGCCGGCCGCCGAGGCGCTGCGCGAGGACCCGTGGCTGCTGCTGGGCGTCGCGGGCGTGCGCCCCGAGCAGGCGGACGGCTTCGCCCGCGCACTGCTCGGCGACGCGTGCGGGCCGGACGACGCACGGCGGGCCCGGGCCCTCACGTCCTGGCTGCTGGAGCGGGCCGCGCTCGCCGGGCACACCGTCCTGGAGGCGCCCGCCCTGCGCGAGGAGCTCGCCCGCCGGGCCGTCCCGGATCCGGACGAGGCGCTGCGCGAGGTGATCGCGGACGGCACGGTGCTGGTCTTCCAGGAACCGCTGCGGGCCCCGCAGACCCCCGAGGAGGAGGCCGGCGAGGCCGAGGTGCCGGTCCGGACCCTGTTCGGCCTGGACCGGTACGCCATGGCCGAGGAGAGCCTGGCCGACGGGCTCGCCCGGCTGCTCGGCACGCTCGCCGCCGCCCCGGCCCGCGACTGGGAGGGCGCCGCCGCCGCTGCTCCCTCGCCGTCGGCGGCGGAGCTGATCCGCGCCGTGGCCGCCTCGGGCCTGGTGGCGCACAGCGGCGGCGAGGCGGCGCGCGCCGAGCCGGCGGCGGTCGTCGCGGCGGCTCGCGCGCTCGGCCTCCGCGCGGTGGCCGCCGCCTTCACCGAGGACGGCCGGCGGCGCCTGGCCGCCGCCGGGGACGCCGAGGCGGTCACGGTCGCCGGCCTGCTCGCCGGCCGGGAGGGACCGGAGCGCGACGCCGAGGGGACGCTCCCCGTCGACGTCCTGGCGGTGCTCGACGCGCCCCGGCTGGACGTCGAGACCGCCGCCGCGCTGGTGGAGTCGCTGCCCGACGGCGCCCGGCTGATCCTCTCCGGTGACCCCGCCGAGCTGTGGTCGGCCGGTCCCGGGCGGGTGTTCGCCGACGTCCTGGCGGCCCGCGCCTGCCCGGTCGTCGTCTCCCGCACCCCTGACCCCGGCCCCCTCGGCGAACTGCTCTCCGGCATCGGGGCGGGCGAGTTGCTGCGGGTGGACGCCCCCGGCAAGGAGGTCGTCATCGTCCCGGTGCGGGACGCGGGCGAGGCCGTGCACCGCACGGTGCAGCTCGTCGCCGACTCCGTGCCCCGCGCGATCGGCATCGCGCCCGAGGCCACGCAGGTCGTCACGGTCGGCCACGGCGGCCCGGCCGGCACCCGCGCGCTCAACGCCGCCCTGAAGGAGCGGCTCAACCCCGGGCCGGGCCGCTTCGGCGGCTTCGACCCGGGCGACCGGATCGCGTACGTCCCCGCCCCCGGCCGGATGGTCCCGGGGACCGTGGTCTCCGGCGACGCGGCCGGGCTGCGGCTCGACTGCTCGGGCACCCAGGTCGTCGTCCCGCCCGGCCGGGTCGCCGAGGCGGTACGGCACGGCTGGGCCGTCACCGCCCACCAGGCGGCCGGCACCCGCTGGCCGGCCGCGGTGGTGGTCCTGCCCGGCGACGCGGGTCCGGGCCTGACCAGGTCCTGGGTCTACACGGCGTTCGGCCGCGGCGAGCGCCACCTGTCCGTCGTCCACGGCGCGGGCCAGGACCTGCCCCGGGCCGTGGCGGAGTCCCCGGCGAAGGAACGGAGCACGCGCCTGCGGACACTCCTGAAGCCGCAGCCGGCACCCGCCGGCTGA
- a CDS encoding DUF5703 family protein — MPEYEFCDVYVPRGVSRGAATRLLTDHAEYGHWELDRLRLFPDGSRRVRLRRRIIRQLRATW; from the coding sequence ATGCCGGAATACGAATTCTGTGATGTGTATGTGCCGCGAGGGGTCTCCCGAGGTGCTGCCACGCGACTGCTGACCGACCACGCCGAGTACGGACACTGGGAGTTGGACCGACTGCGCCTCTTCCCCGACGGCAGCCGAAGAGTCCGGCTGCGCCGCCGGATCATCCGCCAGCTGCGCGCCACCTGGTAG
- a CDS encoding chaplin: MRQVAKKGLLTVAAAGSVLAVTGGYAYADSGAQGAAAHSPGVASGNTVQVPVHVPVNVCGNTVNVVGALNPASGNTCVNGGHGGHGSHGGHASHGQGHGHGGGHHGGGAGAEGAAVGSPGIASGNVVQAPVDVPVNACGNTVDVAAVANPTFGNACINGGHDHGRGPDHTRPHHPGEPSHHHPPADKPHGDHGTHEDHGTHGDKDKPCDEHRPAGHHNPPAEHSAHKPGHVTPGPLASGPIVPVAVVKDAHRPAQQAAVEEKDDQLAHTGAGELGMAGAASAALLLGGAVLYRRSRAGQQG, from the coding sequence ATGCGACAGGTCGCCAAAAAGGGCCTGCTCACCGTCGCGGCAGCGGGCAGCGTGCTCGCCGTGACCGGTGGCTACGCGTACGCGGACTCGGGTGCCCAGGGCGCCGCCGCGCACTCCCCGGGCGTCGCGTCCGGGAACACCGTCCAGGTGCCGGTCCACGTGCCGGTCAACGTCTGCGGCAACACCGTGAACGTCGTCGGAGCGCTCAACCCCGCCTCCGGCAACACCTGTGTCAACGGTGGTCACGGGGGTCACGGCAGCCACGGCGGCCACGCATCCCACGGCCAGGGCCACGGGCACGGCGGCGGTCACCACGGCGGTGGCGCCGGGGCGGAGGGCGCGGCCGTCGGCTCGCCCGGCATCGCCTCCGGCAACGTCGTCCAGGCTCCGGTGGACGTCCCGGTCAACGCCTGCGGCAACACCGTGGACGTGGCCGCCGTCGCCAACCCCACCTTCGGCAACGCCTGCATCAACGGGGGCCACGACCACGGGAGGGGCCCGGACCACACCCGGCCGCACCACCCGGGCGAGCCCTCGCACCACCACCCGCCGGCCGACAAGCCGCACGGGGACCACGGGACCCACGAGGACCACGGGACTCACGGGGACAAGGACAAGCCGTGCGACGAGCACCGGCCGGCCGGGCACCACAACCCGCCCGCCGAGCACTCGGCGCACAAGCCCGGTCACGTCACCCCGGGTCCGCTCGCCTCGGGCCCGATCGTCCCGGTGGCCGTGGTGAAGGACGCGCACCGGCCGGCCCAGCAGGCCGCGGTGGAGGAGAAGGACGACCAGCTCGCGCACACCGGCGCGGGTGAGCTGGGCATGGCCGGTGCCGCGAGCGCGGCCCTGCTGCTCGGCGGCGCCGTCCTCTACCGCCGGTCGCGCGCCGGTCAGCAGGGCTGA
- a CDS encoding chaplin, producing the protein MLKKVAATAAATGGLVLAGAGLAAAAGGAQGAAVNSPGVASGNVVQVPVSVPVNLCSNTVNVVGVLNPTHGNICVNK; encoded by the coding sequence ATGCTCAAGAAGGTCGCCGCCACCGCGGCTGCCACCGGTGGTCTCGTGCTCGCGGGCGCGGGTCTGGCAGCAGCGGCCGGCGGGGCGCAGGGCGCGGCGGTGAACAGCCCCGGCGTCGCCTCGGGCAACGTCGTCCAGGTGCCGGTCTCGGTTCCGGTCAACCTGTGCAGCAACACGGTCAACGTCGTCGGGGTGCTCAACCCCACGCACGGCAACATCTGCGTCAACAAGTGA
- a CDS encoding M20/M25/M40 family metallo-hydrolase, with product MSAEHTTGAENEVVDICRDLIRIDTSNYGDHSGPGERAAAEYVAEKLAEVGLEPRIFESHPGRASTVARIEGEDPSRPALLIHGHTDVVPADAADWTHHPFAGEIADGCLWGRGAVDMKDMDAMTLAVVRDRMRTGRKPPRDVVLAFLADEEAGGTYGARYLVDKHPGLFEGVTEAISEVGGFSFTVNENLRLYLVETAQKGMHWMRLTVEGTAGHGSMTNTDNAITELCEAVGRLGRHQFPVRVTKTVRSFLDELSDALGTPLDPEDMEATLAKLGGIAKIIGATLRNTAAPTMLGAGYKVNVIPGQATAHVDGRFLPGYEEEFLADLDRILGPRVKREDVHADKALETGFDGDLVQAMQTALRAEDPIARAVPYMLSGGTDAKSFDDLGIRGFGFAPLKLPPELDFAGMFHGVDERVPVDGLTFGARVLDRFLDEC from the coding sequence GTGAGCGCGGAACACACAACGGGCGCCGAGAACGAGGTCGTGGACATCTGCCGCGACCTGATCCGGATCGACACCAGCAACTACGGCGACCACTCCGGGCCCGGCGAGCGCGCCGCCGCCGAGTACGTGGCCGAGAAGCTCGCCGAGGTGGGGCTGGAGCCGCGGATCTTCGAGTCGCACCCCGGGCGGGCCTCGACCGTGGCGCGGATCGAGGGTGAGGACCCCTCGCGGCCGGCGCTGCTGATCCACGGGCACACGGACGTCGTCCCGGCCGACGCCGCGGACTGGACCCATCATCCGTTCGCGGGCGAGATCGCCGACGGGTGCCTGTGGGGGCGTGGCGCGGTCGACATGAAGGACATGGACGCGATGACCCTCGCGGTCGTCCGCGACCGGATGCGGACCGGGCGCAAGCCCCCGCGCGACGTGGTGCTGGCCTTCCTCGCGGACGAGGAGGCGGGCGGCACGTACGGCGCCCGCTACCTGGTGGACAAGCACCCCGGCCTCTTCGAGGGGGTCACGGAGGCGATCAGCGAGGTCGGCGGCTTCTCGTTCACCGTGAACGAGAACCTGCGGCTGTATCTGGTCGAGACGGCCCAGAAGGGCATGCACTGGATGCGGCTGACCGTGGAGGGCACCGCCGGCCACGGTTCCATGACCAACACCGACAACGCGATCACCGAGCTGTGCGAGGCGGTCGGCCGGCTCGGGCGGCACCAGTTCCCGGTGCGGGTCACCAAGACGGTGCGGTCCTTCCTCGACGAGCTGTCGGACGCGCTGGGCACCCCGCTGGACCCCGAGGACATGGAGGCCACCCTCGCCAAGCTGGGCGGCATCGCCAAGATCATCGGAGCGACGCTGCGGAACACGGCCGCGCCGACGATGCTGGGCGCCGGCTACAAGGTGAACGTCATTCCCGGGCAGGCCACCGCGCACGTCGACGGCCGGTTCCTGCCCGGGTACGAGGAGGAGTTCCTCGCCGACCTGGACCGGATCCTCGGGCCGCGGGTCAAGCGCGAGGACGTGCACGCCGACAAGGCGCTGGAGACCGGGTTCGACGGCGACCTCGTCCAGGCGATGCAGACGGCGCTGCGGGCCGAGGACCCGATCGCCCGCGCCGTGCCGTACATGCTCTCCGGCGGCACCGACGCCAAGTCCTTCGACGACCTCGGGATCCGCGGCTTCGGGTTCGCCCCCCTGAAGCTGCCGCCCGAGCTGGACTTCGCCGGGATGTTCCACGGAGTGGACGAGCGCGTCCCCGTCGATGGTCTGACATTCGGTGCGCGCGTGCTCGACCGGTTCCTGGATGAGTGCTGA
- a CDS encoding aldo/keto reductase translates to MTAALCLGTYRVRAVSQAARTALAAGSPWVDTAPNYAHGRAQEELRPVLGEYPTVRVATKIGFFTEEQGRTALAEGVLTRGEAAGRHSLERGFVRWQTERSLAALGRVDLVFVHNPEHHGHGLDRSALHGRVREAFTALEEFAQAGRIGGYGVATWSGLTSGAFSVPELLTLARQAAGSAEHHFTGLQMPVSLIMDAPIAQALNGGGPLVQAKDAGLITFGSAPLHGGELLDAMTSELVNLIRPGLSAAAAALLAAGSCPGLDAVLTSASTRDHWDDVAKALTAPLTVRELRRVTGELAGE, encoded by the coding sequence GTGACCGCCGCGCTCTGCCTGGGGACATACCGCGTGCGTGCCGTCAGTCAGGCGGCACGCACCGCCCTGGCCGCCGGTAGCCCCTGGGTGGACACGGCACCCAACTACGCCCACGGTCGGGCGCAGGAGGAACTGCGCCCGGTTCTCGGGGAGTACCCGACCGTGCGGGTAGCCACGAAGATAGGGTTCTTCACGGAGGAACAAGGCCGCACCGCCCTGGCTGAGGGCGTGCTCACCCGGGGAGAGGCGGCTGGTAGGCACAGCCTTGAGCGGGGCTTCGTCCGCTGGCAGACGGAGCGGTCGTTGGCCGCGCTCGGGCGCGTGGACCTGGTGTTCGTGCACAACCCCGAGCACCACGGGCACGGCCTTGACCGTTCCGCTCTGCACGGGCGTGTACGGGAAGCCTTCACGGCGCTGGAGGAGTTCGCCCAAGCGGGCCGGATCGGCGGGTACGGCGTCGCCACCTGGTCGGGCCTGACCTCCGGAGCGTTCAGCGTGCCCGAGTTGCTCACGCTCGCCCGGCAGGCGGCCGGTTCCGCCGAGCATCACTTCACGGGCTTGCAGATGCCCGTCAGCCTGATCATGGATGCCCCGATCGCACAGGCCCTGAACGGCGGCGGACCACTGGTACAGGCGAAGGATGCGGGGCTGATCACGTTCGGCTCCGCTCCCCTGCACGGGGGCGAACTCCTCGACGCCATGACATCCGAACTGGTGAACCTCATCCGCCCCGGCCTGTCGGCCGCAGCCGCTGCCCTGCTGGCCGCCGGCTCGTGCCCCGGCCTCGATGCCGTCCTCACCTCCGCGAGCACCCGCGACCACTGGGACGATGTGGCCAAGGCTCTGACTGCGCCGCTGACGGTCCGGGAACTCAGGAGGGTGACGGGTGAACTCGCCGGTGAATGA
- a CDS encoding cupin domain-containing protein has product MLDAASWAGRLGGDKFLAQTYHRSYAHFPGVADTAGMFSWDDLNRIIATQRLEPPRLRLSVDGETVPLYRYAIPTTNRRAVTWSRIQPSDFHAQLRDGASLVLDAVEKIHPSVGAAAEGLERFLGTSVQANVYASWTEREGFGRHWDDHDVVVVQLHGSKRWRLWGMTREGPTFRDVESPEEPESDPLADLVMSPGDVLYLPRGWWHSVTADQGTESLHLTFGMVPHTGADLMLWVVDQLRASLALRRDIPRFGSLTEQADFTDALRREVADMMADPRLVERWAESIDTTDLGHAIPSLPYVGGLPAQRDITVKLTTPRGRLTANREQGTVTFSAAGTAWDFAESAAPALGTLLTNQPTTLGELADSAGLEVKEVAELVSVLIDGHAVAVVGTAL; this is encoded by the coding sequence TTGCTTGACGCAGCCTCGTGGGCGGGGCGTCTGGGCGGGGACAAGTTCCTCGCCCAGACGTACCACCGCTCCTACGCGCACTTCCCCGGGGTCGCCGACACGGCAGGGATGTTCTCCTGGGATGACCTGAACCGGATCATCGCCACGCAGCGGCTGGAGCCGCCCCGGCTGCGCCTGTCGGTCGACGGCGAGACGGTCCCGCTGTACCGCTACGCGATCCCGACCACGAACCGCCGAGCGGTCACCTGGTCCCGCATCCAGCCGTCCGACTTCCACGCCCAGCTCAGGGACGGGGCGTCGCTGGTCCTGGACGCGGTGGAGAAGATCCACCCCTCCGTGGGAGCGGCTGCGGAGGGATTGGAACGCTTCCTCGGGACTTCCGTGCAGGCCAACGTGTACGCCTCGTGGACCGAGCGGGAGGGTTTCGGCCGGCACTGGGACGACCACGATGTGGTCGTAGTCCAACTGCACGGCTCGAAGCGGTGGCGCCTGTGGGGGATGACCCGTGAAGGGCCCACCTTCCGGGACGTGGAGTCGCCGGAGGAGCCGGAGAGCGACCCATTGGCGGACCTCGTTATGTCCCCGGGTGACGTGCTCTACCTGCCGCGCGGCTGGTGGCACTCGGTCACCGCTGACCAGGGGACAGAATCCCTTCACCTCACGTTCGGGATGGTCCCGCACACGGGCGCTGACCTGATGCTCTGGGTCGTCGACCAGCTTCGGGCGTCCCTCGCGCTCCGCAGGGACATCCCGCGCTTCGGCTCGCTGACGGAACAGGCGGACTTCACCGACGCGCTGCGCCGTGAGGTGGCCGACATGATGGCGGACCCGCGCCTCGTGGAGCGGTGGGCAGAGTCGATCGACACGACGGACCTGGGCCACGCGATCCCGTCCCTGCCCTACGTGGGCGGACTCCCCGCCCAGCGGGACATCACGGTCAAGCTCACCACTCCGAGGGGCCGCCTGACGGCCAACCGCGAACAGGGCACAGTCACCTTCTCGGCGGCCGGTACCGCGTGGGACTTCGCCGAGTCCGCCGCTCCCGCGCTGGGCACGCTGCTGACCAACCAGCCGACCACGCTGGGCGAACTCGCCGACTCCGCCGGGCTGGAGGTCAAGGAGGTGGCCGAACTGGTCTCCGTCCTCATCGACGGCCACGCCGTTGCAGTCGTGGGGACGGCGCTGTGA
- a CDS encoding helix-turn-helix domain-containing protein, with the protein MTFDPLQPGQPKQELAALLKELRKRAGLTGDRLARRCNMSQSKISRIENGKAQPSLLDLERILRAVVAPPEVIEEVIALARLANTEWQDLRSLRRRGLERKQTELAALESSSTEFRFFLLSMITGLLSTPEYIRASLAHSPADVTKTIARKLERQEVLYDTKKRFTFILTEQAVRWPLLPPAAMAMQIDRLASLTHLPNVKLGVIPIAGYKPMAPMDTFTVYDNTLATVENTTGVVILRDPRDIEMHLALFSTLEGYALFGAEARALLTEWAAACRS; encoded by the coding sequence GTGACGTTCGACCCGTTACAGCCGGGGCAGCCGAAGCAAGAATTGGCCGCCCTGCTGAAAGAACTACGCAAGCGAGCCGGCCTCACTGGGGACCGGCTCGCTCGGCGTTGCAACATGTCCCAATCGAAGATCAGTCGGATCGAGAACGGGAAAGCGCAACCGAGCCTGCTCGACCTGGAGAGAATCCTCCGGGCTGTCGTTGCTCCGCCCGAGGTCATCGAGGAGGTCATTGCCCTCGCGAGGCTGGCCAACACCGAGTGGCAAGATCTGCGCTCGCTGCGGCGAAGGGGGCTGGAGAGGAAGCAGACCGAACTTGCCGCGCTCGAATCCTCCTCTACCGAGTTCCGTTTCTTCCTGCTCTCGATGATTACGGGACTGCTGTCCACCCCTGAGTACATCCGCGCCAGTCTCGCCCATTCCCCAGCTGATGTCACTAAGACGATCGCGAGGAAGTTGGAGCGGCAGGAGGTTCTTTACGACACGAAGAAGCGGTTCACCTTCATCCTCACCGAACAGGCCGTGAGGTGGCCGCTCCTGCCCCCGGCCGCGATGGCGATGCAGATTGACCGGCTGGCCTCACTGACCCACCTGCCGAATGTGAAGCTCGGTGTCATCCCAATCGCGGGGTACAAGCCCATGGCTCCGATGGACACCTTCACTGTCTACGACAACACCCTGGCCACTGTGGAGAACACCACCGGTGTCGTGATCCTGAGAGATCCACGCGACATCGAAATGCATTTGGCACTGTTCTCGACACTGGAGGGGTACGCGCTGTTCGGGGCCGAAGCGCGAGCCTTGTTGACGGAGTGGGCTGCCGCCTGCCGTTCATGA
- a CDS encoding DUF6879 family protein has product MHLDGDAWNGCFDSMEREAWRLETLPVYTVPQEAERLKRFLAGEKSPDDYMSAWMDEIRQWASEGKSVGRVHVVTRPLSDYLRFEFEYYYRHHVKAGEGIRILDLTDRENPGLPDQDFWMFDESKVVLMNYRADGTQINRELYEGDPEPYRQWKRIAVAESVPFLEYVSG; this is encoded by the coding sequence GTGCACTTGGATGGTGACGCGTGGAATGGCTGCTTCGATTCCATGGAGCGTGAGGCGTGGCGGCTGGAAACGCTGCCCGTCTACACCGTGCCGCAGGAAGCAGAGAGGCTGAAGCGCTTCCTCGCCGGGGAGAAATCCCCGGACGATTATATGTCGGCCTGGATGGACGAGATTCGGCAATGGGCCTCGGAAGGGAAGAGCGTCGGCAGGGTGCACGTCGTGACTCGCCCGCTCTCCGATTACCTCCGGTTCGAGTTCGAGTATTACTACCGGCACCATGTGAAGGCGGGCGAGGGTATCCGCATTCTCGACCTCACCGACCGAGAGAACCCCGGGCTTCCGGATCAGGACTTCTGGATGTTCGATGAGTCCAAGGTGGTCCTGATGAACTACCGGGCGGACGGGACGCAGATCAACCGGGAACTGTACGAGGGTGATCCTGAGCCGTACCGGCAGTGGAAGCGGATTGCCGTTGCCGAATCGGTTCCATTCCTGGAGTACGTGAGCGGGTGA
- a CDS encoding AMP-binding protein codes for MDFFSALTNGSSRGVLHAWSGDAFDHTPWRDVVRDAHGMAARLRALGVRPGTRVACILTNTPDTVRGLLATWLAGGAVASLPLPTRGQSRQAYGDQLVALTARLDPVLLLADDWIAATLPAELTASLPVTGWTTLRAGGPASFEPTPPGRDDLAFIQYSSGSTSTPKGCALTTRAIERQLEIILHLTGGRPGADTVASWLPLSHDMGMFGCLLYSWAYDFHFVLSTPDRFGLAPRSWFRDMSEYEATMTAGTSTAVYLAARAQGRGTLPKPLRLRAAVIGAERVDWDTLATATAAFRPFGLTDTAFQPAYGMAEATLAVAGKPWAQAPRALTFHGPSLVEGKAVETAPDDPHATRLVSNGVPLPGVEIRAGASGGVAEIEVASPSLAQGYYADPARTAERFPDGRLRTGDLGFLHDGELYVLGRADDMLSVGGRKVYATEIESAVDSMRNIRKGCAALVDAGDTGATRLVLMVEPQGNPKDFRPIAEEAATLALEKAGVALSECLFLPRGVLPKTPSGKIQRFRCRALLTDTTFAPVARVPLN; via the coding sequence ATGGATTTCTTCTCCGCCCTGACGAACGGGTCCTCGCGCGGCGTCCTGCACGCCTGGTCGGGCGACGCCTTCGACCACACCCCCTGGCGCGACGTCGTCCGGGACGCCCACGGCATGGCCGCCCGGCTGCGCGCCCTCGGCGTACGCCCCGGCACCCGCGTCGCCTGCATCCTCACCAACACCCCCGACACCGTCCGCGGCCTGCTCGCCACCTGGCTGGCGGGCGGCGCCGTCGCCTCCCTCCCGCTGCCCACCCGCGGCCAGAGCCGGCAGGCGTACGGGGACCAACTCGTCGCCCTCACCGCCCGGCTGGACCCCGTCCTCCTGCTGGCCGACGACTGGATAGCGGCGACGCTCCCGGCCGAGCTGACCGCGTCCCTCCCCGTCACGGGCTGGACGACGCTACGAGCCGGAGGCCCCGCTTCCTTCGAACCGACCCCACCGGGCCGGGACGACCTGGCCTTCATCCAGTACTCCTCGGGCAGCACCAGCACCCCCAAGGGCTGCGCCCTCACCACCCGTGCCATCGAACGCCAGTTGGAGATCATCCTGCACCTGACGGGCGGCCGCCCCGGCGCCGACACCGTCGCGTCCTGGCTGCCGCTCTCCCACGACATGGGCATGTTCGGCTGCCTGCTCTACTCCTGGGCGTACGACTTCCACTTCGTCCTGTCCACGCCGGACCGGTTCGGCCTCGCGCCCCGGTCCTGGTTCCGCGACATGTCGGAGTACGAGGCCACCATGACGGCGGGCACCAGCACGGCCGTCTACCTGGCGGCCCGGGCCCAGGGGAGGGGCACCCTCCCCAAACCACTGCGCCTCCGAGCGGCGGTGATCGGCGCCGAACGCGTCGACTGGGACACCCTGGCCACCGCCACGGCCGCGTTCCGCCCCTTCGGCCTCACCGACACGGCGTTCCAGCCCGCCTACGGCATGGCCGAGGCCACGCTGGCCGTGGCGGGCAAACCCTGGGCCCAGGCGCCCCGGGCCCTCACCTTCCACGGCCCGTCCCTGGTGGAGGGCAAGGCGGTGGAAACCGCCCCGGACGACCCCCACGCCACCCGCCTCGTCTCCAACGGCGTCCCCCTCCCGGGCGTGGAGATCCGGGCCGGCGCCTCCGGCGGCGTGGCCGAGATCGAGGTGGCCTCGCCCAGCCTCGCCCAGGGCTACTACGCCGACCCGGCCCGCACCGCCGAACGCTTCCCCGACGGCCGGCTGCGCACCGGCGACCTCGGCTTCCTCCACGACGGCGAGCTGTACGTCCTCGGCCGGGCCGACGACATGCTCTCGGTCGGCGGCCGCAAGGTCTATGCCACGGAGATCGAGTCGGCCGTCGACTCCATGCGCAACATCCGCAAGGGCTGCGCGGCACTGGTGGACGCCGGCGACACGGGCGCCACCCGCCTCGTCCTCATGGTCGAACCCCAGGGCAACCCCAAGGACTTCCGCCCCATCGCCGAAGAGGCCGCCACCCTGGCCCTGGAAAAGGCCGGCGTGGCCCTCTCCGAATGCCTCTTCCTCCCCCGAGGCGTCCTCCCCAAGACCCCCAGCGGCAAAATCCAACGCTTCCGCTGCCGCGCCCTCCTCACGGACACCACCTTCGCACCGGTGGCGCGGGTGCCCTTGAACTGA